AAACTGCTGACGATATTGTTTCGGAGAGTGTTCAAAAGTACGTTTAAAAGCCTGACTAAACGCAGTTTCTGAAGAATAGCCAACTTTATTGGCAATTTGTTGTACAGAATAATTACTTTTGCGTAGATACTGGCTGGCTAAGCGCATACGATGTTGCTGTAAATAAGCGAGAGGTGATTCACCAATTACTTCATGGAATAGACTGGCAAATTTTGAACGTGACATACAACATTGTTCGGCAAGTAATTCAACCGTCCAAGCATCTTCTGGATGATTGTGAATTGCGGCAAGGCTATTACTCAGTTCAGGATGATTTAAAGCGCTGAGCCAACCATGTTGACTTGAGATTTGTTGAATATGATCTCGAATACATTTGATTAATAAAATATTGACCAAATGATCGATGATGATATCGCGGCCTGCTTGAATATTCTGGGTTTCTAAAGCGAGAAAATGCAAACCGATCTGTAACCATTCGGGCGCATTGGTATCTCCATGCTGGAGATGGATCAGTGCGGGTAAGGCCTGAATAAACGGTTTCGCCATAATGGTGTCGATTTGGCAGCGAACGGTCAGGATCAGATTTTTCTCGGATGAGTTTGTACCGAACTCAATGGCATCTTCTTTATGACCATTAAAAAACTTTGAAATATCAACGGCATCAACTAATTTAGTGATGGCATTATCTGCACCGGTATGTGCTTTTCCTGATGGAATCACCACAATTTCACCTGCATGTGCAGTTAAACTATTTTGCGCGTCAATTTGAATAAAAACAGAACCAACTAAAACAATATGAACAATTAAGGCGGTTTGATCTTGGCAGATGAAACTCCATTCTCCTTGAGTTTTCAAGTAGAGATATTCAGTGTGATTTAAATGTATATCAGCAAATATTTTACTTAAAGCATCCATATGATTATTTAACGATGTATTCATTTAAATTATAGAGAGCTGCGCTAATAACTCAATATGTGTTTATAGGACAAAAACAGGGTGGATGATGCCAAAGACTTTGACATAGGTTTTTTGGACGCTTGCAACTGTCATGAAATTCATAATTCCTCAGAATATACGTATATATACAAAGACATGGATTCGATGATGAATGCGCCAGTAAATGTTGAGCAAGAACTTACGCCAGTAAGCATTCCAAAGTCAAAAACTCAGTTGGATCGTAAACGTTATTTATGGGCCATTAGCCCAGCTTTACCTGCAATCGGAATTGGTATTTTAGCAGGTTATCAATTTGCACCACGCCCATTGAAGAAAATTTTTGCTTTAGGTGGACCAATCGTTTTACATATCATCATTCCAACGATTGATACTATTATTGGTAAAGATGCCAATAATCCAACAGATGAAGATATTAAACTGCTTGAAAAAGATCCGTATTACTCTCGCTTGGTGAAAAGCTTTATTCCCCTACAATATGCAGCCAATGTATATGCATGTTATTTAACCAGTCGTAAAGAAACATCGTTCATTGATAAGATTTTTCTTGGTATTTCGATGGGTGCCATCAACGGGATTGCGATCAATACCGCACATGAATTGAGTCATAAACATGATCGTATTGACCATATTCTGTCGCATTTAGCGCTTGTGCCAACAGGTTATAACCATTTCCGAATTGAACATCCTTATGGCCACCATAAACGTGCTGCAACACCTGAAGATCCAGCATCTTCACAAATGGGTGAAACATTCTATGAGTTCTGGCCACGTACCGTGATTGGTTCGTTTAAATCTGCAATTGAGATTGAAACCAACCGTTTAAAACGTAAAGGTAAAGAATTCTGGTCAACTGAAAATGAACTTTTACAAGGTTGGGGCATGAGTGCTGCTTTTCATGCATCGATGGTCGGTTTGTTTGGTAAAGGCGTTATTCCATATTTAGCGACTCAAGCATTCTATGGCATTAGCTTGTTTGAGATTATTAACTATATCGAACACTATGGTTTAAAACGTAAAAAAGACAAGAATGGTAAGTATGAGCGTACCATGCCAGAACATAGCTGGAACAATAATAATATTGTGACCAACTTATTCTTGTATCAGTTGCAACGTCACTCAGATCATCATGCTTATCCGACACGTCCGTTCCAGGCTTTACGTCATTTTGATGAAGCGCCTGAATTACCAAGTGGTTATGCAAGTATGCTATTACCTGCATTAATTCCACCACTATGGTCGAAAATGATGGATAAACGTGTATTTGATCACTACAAAGGTGATTTGAATAAAGCCAATATTTATCCAAAACGTCGTGCCAAAATCTTTAAGAAATTTGGTGTGGTTGATCAGTCTTTAGAACAGGTTCAGATTGAAGCTGTGACTGCTGAATAATCAAAGCTTTCCCAAAGCAGGGCACTGATGAATCATCATCAGTGCCTTTTTATTTTCTTGTATAAAAAATTTAAAAAACAACGGCTTTTATACTTTGTTGCTGTATATCTATACGTGAGAACAAACAAGAATCTTGCAATTGATTTTATGAGGCGATGATGACAAAACATTATGATTATATTGCGATTGGTGGCGGTAGTGGCGGGATTGCATCAGTCAATCGTGCTGCGATGTATGGAAAAAAATGTGCCTTGATTGAAAAATCTGAAATAGGCGGGACTTGCGTCAATGTTGGTTGTGTTCCTAAAAAAGTGATGTGGTATGCCGCGCATGTTGCTGAATCGATTCAAAAATATGGTCCTGATTATGGTTTCAATACTAAAGTTGAAGCATTTGATTGGCAGATCTTAATCAATAATCGGCAAGCATATATTGATCGCATTCATCAATCTTATCAAAATAGCCTAAGCAAGAATAATGTTGATCTTATTCAGGGTGCGGCTTATTTCATTGATCAACATACCATTGAGGTTAATGGTGATCGCTTCACAGCAGATCATATCCTGATTGCAACAGGGACACAGCCCTCATTACCTAAAATAGATGGGGTGGAATATGGCATAGATTCGAATGGCTTCTTTGAATTAAGTGCTTTACCAAAAACCACCGCAGTGATTGGTTCAGGTTATATTGCGGTTGAATTGGCGGGTGTACTGAATGCTTTAGGCTCTCAGGTTGGATTATTTATTCGTAAGGATTTGCCTGTAAGACGTTTTGATTCTTTCTTAAGTGAAGCCTTAGTCGAAGTAATGCGGGCAGATGGCATTACTGTACATACCCAAGCAGTACCGCAAAAAGTTACAAAAAATGCAGATGGTTCCGTGGTACTCCATTTGGAGAATGGTGAACACCACACGGTTGATTGTCTGATCTGGGCCACTGGTCGAGAGCCAAATACTGCAAGTTTGAATCTAGAGAAAGCCAATGTCCAACTAGATGAACGGGGCTATATTCAGGTCGATAAATTCCAGAATACTTCACAACAAGGCATTTATGCCGTTGGCGATATTATTGGGAAAATGGAGTTAACACCGGTTGCTGTAGCTGCTGGACGCAGATTGTCCGAACGACTCTTTAA
This genomic stretch from Acinetobacter sp. C32I harbors:
- a CDS encoding AraC family transcriptional regulator — its product is MDALSKIFADIHLNHTEYLYLKTQGEWSFICQDQTALIVHIVLVGSVFIQIDAQNSLTAHAGEIVVIPSGKAHTGADNAITKLVDAVDISKFFNGHKEDAIEFGTNSSEKNLILTVRCQIDTIMAKPFIQALPALIHLQHGDTNAPEWLQIGLHFLALETQNIQAGRDIIIDHLVNILLIKCIRDHIQQISSQHGWLSALNHPELSNSLAAIHNHPEDAWTVELLAEQCCMSRSKFASLFHEVIGESPLAYLQQHRMRLASQYLRKSNYSVQQIANKVGYSSETAFSQAFKRTFEHSPKQYRQQFVEQEN
- a CDS encoding alkane 1-monooxygenase, with product MNAPVNVEQELTPVSIPKSKTQLDRKRYLWAISPALPAIGIGILAGYQFAPRPLKKIFALGGPIVLHIIIPTIDTIIGKDANNPTDEDIKLLEKDPYYSRLVKSFIPLQYAANVYACYLTSRKETSFIDKIFLGISMGAINGIAINTAHELSHKHDRIDHILSHLALVPTGYNHFRIEHPYGHHKRAATPEDPASSQMGETFYEFWPRTVIGSFKSAIEIETNRLKRKGKEFWSTENELLQGWGMSAAFHASMVGLFGKGVIPYLATQAFYGISLFEIINYIEHYGLKRKKDKNGKYERTMPEHSWNNNNIVTNLFLYQLQRHSDHHAYPTRPFQALRHFDEAPELPSGYASMLLPALIPPLWSKMMDKRVFDHYKGDLNKANIYPKRRAKIFKKFGVVDQSLEQVQIEAVTAE
- the gorA gene encoding glutathione-disulfide reductase; amino-acid sequence: MTKHYDYIAIGGGSGGIASVNRAAMYGKKCALIEKSEIGGTCVNVGCVPKKVMWYAAHVAESIQKYGPDYGFNTKVEAFDWQILINNRQAYIDRIHQSYQNSLSKNNVDLIQGAAYFIDQHTIEVNGDRFTADHILIATGTQPSLPKIDGVEYGIDSNGFFELSALPKTTAVIGSGYIAVELAGVLNALGSQVGLFIRKDLPVRRFDSFLSEALVEVMRADGITVHTQAVPQKVTKNADGSVVLHLENGEHHTVDCLIWATGREPNTASLNLEKANVQLDERGYIQVDKFQNTSQQGIYAVGDIIGKMELTPVAVAAGRRLSERLFNHKSDEHLDYDNIPTVVFSHPPIGTVGITEQEAIEQYGQKEVKVYNSSFTAMYSAITQHRQPTKMKLVCVGENEKIVGIHGIGFGMDEILQGFAVALKMGATKKDFDNTVAIHPTSAEEFVTMR